The following proteins are encoded in a genomic region of Pseudomonadota bacterium:
- a CDS encoding carboxymuconolactone decarboxylase family protein produces the protein MAYKVHTPETAPAKAREVLETAKKAYGFVPNLLGIMAESPALLKAYTTLGSLFSETSLSPTEQQVVLLSVSLENACIYCVSAHSVIAEMKEVPSKVIEALRNGVAIPDKKLEALRAFTVSVVRSRGWPSEEEVRSFLAAGYTQATILEVILGVGMKTLSNYTNHMAKTPLDAAFAKAAWSKVA, from the coding sequence ATGGCCTACAAGGTGCACACACCGGAAACGGCCCCCGCGAAAGCGCGGGAGGTTTTGGAGACGGCCAAGAAGGCCTATGGTTTCGTTCCGAATCTGCTTGGCATCATGGCGGAATCTCCGGCGCTATTGAAGGCTTACACAACGCTTGGGTCGCTTTTCTCGGAAACGTCGTTGAGCCCCACCGAACAACAGGTTGTTCTGCTCTCGGTGAGCCTGGAAAACGCCTGCATCTACTGCGTTTCCGCCCATAGCGTCATCGCCGAGATGAAGGAAGTGCCAAGTAAAGTTATCGAAGCGCTCCGGAATGGGGTTGCCATACCCGATAAAAAACTGGAGGCGTTGCGCGCCTTCACCGTTTCCGTCGTTCGCTCGCGCGGATGGCCGTCGGAGGAAGAGGTTCGATCTTTTCTCGCGGCCGGTTACACGCAGGCCACGATCCTGGAGGTGATCCTTGGCGTCGGCATGAAGACGCTTTCCAACTACACCAACCACATGGCGAAGACGCCTCTCGATGCCGCCTTCGCGAAGGCGGCGTGGTCGAAAGTGGCCTGA
- the pqqE gene encoding pyrroloquinoline quinone biosynthesis protein PqqE, translating to MKPPSPPLALLAELTHRCPLRCPYCSNPVALEDAKTELATEEWRRVLEEAASLGVYQVHFSGGEPLLRKDLSDLVRHASALGLYTNLITSGILLDEAKVTALAEAGLEHVQLSLQDATAGPADRVAGSPGAHEKKLKAARRVREAGLALTINCVFHRQNLERLSEVIALALELGAGRLEIAHAQYYGWAIANRAALLPDREQLEAANAVAAEAKERLTGVLAIDYVPPDYHAKYPKACMGGWGNQFLNVTPSGRALPCHAAETIPDLRFESVREKSLADIWEESGAFRRFRGTGWMPEPCRSCDRREVDWGGCRCQALLLTGNAANTDPVCELSPEHHRMQELAASETLREPPPFRYRRMGS from the coding sequence ATGAAGCCACCTTCGCCACCGCTTGCCTTGTTGGCGGAACTTACGCATCGCTGCCCGCTGCGGTGCCCCTATTGCTCGAACCCGGTTGCCCTCGAGGACGCCAAAACCGAGCTTGCGACGGAGGAATGGCGCCGCGTGCTGGAAGAAGCGGCTTCGCTTGGCGTCTATCAGGTCCATTTTTCCGGGGGCGAGCCACTTCTTCGCAAGGACCTTTCGGACCTTGTTCGACATGCAAGCGCGCTTGGACTTTATACGAATCTGATCACTTCCGGCATCCTCCTGGACGAAGCAAAGGTGACGGCCCTTGCCGAAGCCGGCCTCGAACACGTGCAGCTAAGCCTTCAGGACGCAACCGCCGGGCCCGCCGATCGCGTCGCGGGGTCTCCCGGTGCGCATGAAAAGAAGCTCAAGGCCGCCCGTCGCGTGCGCGAGGCGGGCCTTGCGCTTACAATCAATTGCGTCTTCCATCGCCAAAATCTGGAGCGCTTAAGCGAGGTGATCGCCCTGGCTCTTGAGCTTGGCGCCGGCCGGCTGGAGATTGCCCATGCCCAATACTATGGCTGGGCTATCGCCAACCGAGCAGCACTTCTGCCCGATCGCGAGCAGCTCGAAGCGGCAAACGCCGTCGCCGCCGAGGCCAAGGAACGCCTGACCGGCGTGCTCGCCATCGATTACGTTCCGCCGGACTATCACGCAAAATACCCGAAGGCCTGCATGGGCGGGTGGGGCAACCAATTCCTGAATGTCACCCCCTCGGGCAGGGCGCTCCCCTGCCACGCCGCCGAGACGATCCCGGACCTTCGTTTCGAGAGCGTCCGGGAGAAGAGCCTTGCCGACATCTGGGAAGAATCGGGAGCCTTCCGGCGTTTCCGCGGCACCGGCTGGATGCCGGAACCCTGCCGGTCCTGCGACCGGCGCGAGGTCGACTGGGGCGGTTGCCGCTGCCAAGCCCTGCTGCTGACGGGCAACGCCGCCAACACCGACCCGGTCTGCGAACTTTCCCCGGAGCACCACCGCATGCAAGAGCTGGCGGCAAGCGAGACCCTTCGCGAGCCCCCACCCTTCCGCTACCGCCGGATGGGCAGCTAG
- a CDS encoding cytochrome P460 family protein — protein MGTVFLKSSKFLFYAGFLLTLLITTPGSPRAEEPATPEEAEKTYDALRRAMVDSYQAGGNPIAATYMGWQRFNSAPFLSGTHGARYVNTYGNEKASGYGLFEKGGPLPKGAILVRDSFMVSDACLTGDVVFGEKTPPGVIACVGPLFIMEKMEKGFNQASGDWRFTMIWPGGTLFGTTKGPGAKNIDFCMNCHEVAEKDDHIFYTPEEYRPK, from the coding sequence ATGGGTACCGTTTTTCTGAAGTCGTCAAAATTCCTATTTTATGCCGGCTTCTTACTTACGCTCCTCATAACCACTCCCGGCTCTCCGCGCGCGGAAGAGCCGGCGACCCCGGAGGAAGCCGAGAAAACATACGACGCGCTCCGTCGAGCCATGGTGGATAGCTACCAGGCCGGCGGCAATCCCATTGCGGCCACCTACATGGGCTGGCAGCGGTTCAACTCCGCCCCCTTCCTTTCCGGAACGCACGGTGCCCGCTATGTGAACACCTATGGGAATGAGAAAGCGAGCGGCTATGGCCTGTTCGAAAAGGGCGGACCGTTGCCGAAGGGCGCCATCCTGGTGAGGGACAGCTTCATGGTGTCGGACGCCTGCCTGACCGGTGACGTCGTGTTTGGTGAAAAGACCCCCCCCGGCGTTATCGCCTGCGTAGGGCCGCTTTTCATCATGGAAAAAATGGAGAAAGGTTTCAACCAAGCAAGCGGCGATTGGCGCTTCACGATGATCTGGCCAGGGGGAACCTTGTTTGGCACGACGAAAGGACCGGGGGCAAAGAACATAGATTTTTGTATGAATTGCCACGAAGTGGCCGAGAAAGACGATCACATCTTCTACACCCCGGAAGAATACCGCCCAAAATAG
- the pqqD gene encoding pyrroloquinoline quinone biosynthesis peptide chaperone PqqD, protein MNGRHLLEGESKPRLTPHVRLRFDEKRDRWVVLAPERLYVPDEIAIEVLKLCDGKVSVGEMIEGLAERYQASRKTIEKDVLELLQGLADEGILVP, encoded by the coding sequence ATGAACGGGCGGCACCTGCTGGAGGGCGAATCAAAGCCTCGGCTCACCCCCCACGTCCGGCTTCGTTTCGATGAAAAGCGCGACCGCTGGGTCGTGCTGGCGCCCGAGCGGCTTTACGTGCCGGATGAGATCGCCATCGAAGTCTTGAAGCTGTGCGATGGAAAGGTTTCGGTGGGCGAGATGATCGAGGGACTCGCCGAGCGCTACCAAGCTTCGCGCAAGACGATCGAAAAGGACGTTCTGGAGCTTCTGCAAGGCCTCGCAGACGAAGGGATCCTCGTCCCATGA
- a CDS encoding rhodanese-like domain-containing protein, producing MAGGELFLESVSSVLGSKLVPKRRKRFLKKGIFLVSLFFAVTGLAAVYAVKNEIAGWSIVPNISPQSLARELAIRQKDIVLFDVRTEAEFLGGHLANAIRVDPAIKDEAFLRRYGDRLAGKTVVFYCRTGVRSTRLAYRIEENLKRMRLAEFYNLAGGAYRWKAEGNPIVKADVDE from the coding sequence GTGGCTGGTGGCGAATTATTTTTAGAGTCCGTTTCAAGCGTTCTGGGAAGTAAGCTTGTGCCCAAGCGAAGGAAGAGATTTCTAAAAAAGGGAATTTTTTTGGTTTCCCTTTTTTTCGCGGTTACGGGCCTTGCCGCTGTCTATGCGGTGAAGAACGAAATCGCGGGCTGGAGCATTGTTCCGAACATATCCCCCCAATCGCTGGCGCGGGAACTCGCCATTCGGCAGAAAGACATCGTGCTTTTTGACGTCAGGACAGAGGCTGAATTTTTGGGAGGCCATCTAGCGAATGCAATTCGGGTTGATCCCGCCATCAAAGACGAGGCATTCCTGCGAAGGTATGGCGATCGACTTGCGGGAAAGACGGTGGTCTTTTATTGCAGAACAGGGGTGCGTAGCACGCGGCTTGCCTACCGCATCGAGGAAAATCTGAAGCGCATGCGCCTTGCGGAATTTTATAACCTTGCGGGAGGCGCCTACCGGTGGAAGGCCGAAGGGAATCCAATCGTGAAGGCAGATGTCGATGAATAA
- a CDS encoding DUF1329 domain-containing protein — protein sequence MLAETRAIWGVAVLAAGILLGAPARAEEVPDGTIVSAESLDSLLDKTFEGATIQSLISEHFQWQIREKGLTMKLAHSKPHPKDPKWVAATNLNRGKVTLDVATRQVEGWEAGVPFPDIDLNDPQAGLKIMWNVYLGKAQGDSQEYPHTVVALVNEKTGLERLQKQFVKRVFVRGALRRGEGVGEDKRILEKTLTVLTAPQDLKGNGLVLIRYVNGDPDWLLAYAVAARKVRRFSGDFWMDQLGSTDLLTDDLMIIGAHPTWYPEFKVIAKKKMLVIANTSKPFWKKDAHTPREQLSLFDLANPPHWNPVDTWEPRDVYVVEAKTPERHPYSRKLLYIDAEFFTPYLGEFFTPKGNLWKTAIQGYHVFPTENDPNGVVLWPGWSATFDFLIGHATILMTDDGLRFNTDIDPEQINLNAVKKAKW from the coding sequence ATGTTGGCAGAAACAAGAGCGATTTGGGGGGTGGCCGTCCTTGCCGCGGGGATCCTGCTCGGTGCGCCGGCTCGCGCCGAGGAAGTGCCCGATGGAACGATCGTCAGTGCCGAAAGTCTCGATTCCCTGCTCGATAAAACCTTCGAGGGGGCAACTATCCAAAGCCTTATTTCCGAGCACTTTCAGTGGCAGATCCGCGAGAAGGGTCTGACCATGAAGCTCGCGCATTCAAAGCCCCATCCAAAGGACCCAAAATGGGTGGCGGCCACAAATCTTAACCGTGGGAAGGTAACGTTAGACGTTGCAACCCGTCAGGTGGAAGGATGGGAAGCTGGCGTTCCTTTCCCCGACATCGATCTCAACGACCCGCAGGCCGGTCTCAAGATCATGTGGAACGTCTATTTGGGCAAGGCGCAGGGCGACAGCCAGGAATACCCGCACACGGTGGTTGCTCTCGTGAATGAAAAAACGGGGCTTGAGCGGCTCCAGAAGCAGTTCGTTAAACGCGTTTTCGTGCGGGGTGCGTTGCGCCGCGGCGAGGGGGTGGGAGAGGATAAACGAATCCTCGAAAAGACCCTGACCGTTCTGACCGCGCCTCAGGATCTCAAGGGGAACGGGTTGGTTCTTATCCGCTATGTGAACGGCGATCCGGACTGGCTATTGGCCTATGCCGTGGCTGCACGCAAGGTCCGACGCTTTTCCGGGGACTTCTGGATGGATCAGCTGGGGTCCACGGATCTTTTGACGGATGATCTGATGATCATTGGCGCGCACCCGACCTGGTACCCGGAATTCAAGGTGATCGCGAAAAAGAAAATGCTGGTGATCGCCAATACCTCCAAGCCTTTCTGGAAAAAAGACGCCCACACCCCGCGGGAACAATTATCCCTTTTCGATCTGGCTAATCCGCCTCATTGGAACCCGGTCGATACGTGGGAACCTCGCGACGTCTATGTTGTTGAGGCAAAAACACCGGAACGGCATCCCTATAGCCGGAAATTGCTTTATATCGATGCGGAATTCTTCACCCCATATCTGGGGGAGTTCTTTACACCGAAGGGCAATCTCTGGAAAACGGCGATCCAAGGCTATCACGTCTTTCCGACGGAGAACGACCCGAATGGCGTGGTTCTATGGCCAGGTTGGTCGGCGACCTTCGATTTCCTCATCGGGCATGCGACCATCTTGATGACGGACGACGGCCTGCGGTTTAACACCGACATTGATCCCGAGCAGATCAATTTAAACGCCGTAAAAAAAGCGAAGTGGTAA
- a CDS encoding MarR family winged helix-turn-helix transcriptional regulator, with protein sequence MEKLNHRDREQLIQTRAACVCHNLRRSARAVTRFYDEALAPAHLPANQMAILVGIAIADRPTISALARDMAMDPSTLSRNLHPLEREGLIQVKAKSKERRKHLSVTAKGMKRIKQALPLWAKAQAKLAERMKAGQCEGVVADLAAITSHAQALAEPA encoded by the coding sequence ATGGAAAAGCTCAATCACAGGGATCGCGAGCAGCTCATTCAAACGCGGGCCGCTTGCGTCTGCCACAATCTCCGCCGTTCGGCGCGGGCGGTGACCCGGTTCTACGACGAGGCGCTGGCGCCAGCCCACCTGCCCGCCAACCAAATGGCTATTCTGGTTGGCATCGCGATCGCGGACCGGCCGACGATCTCCGCTCTTGCCCGGGACATGGCCATGGACCCTTCCACCCTTTCCCGGAACTTGCATCCCCTCGAACGGGAAGGCTTGATCCAAGTAAAGGCTAAATCGAAAGAGCGCCGGAAGCATCTTTCCGTAACGGCAAAGGGCATGAAGCGAATCAAGCAAGCGCTGCCTCTTTGGGCGAAGGCGCAAGCCAAGCTGGCCGAGCGGATGAAAGCCGGCCAGTGCGAGGGCGTGGTGGCTGACCTGGCCGCCATCACCTCACATGCTCAGGCTTTGGCCGAGCCGGCCTGA
- a CDS encoding acyl-CoA dehydrogenase, with protein sequence METLLVAFGITLLLGFLYVGKGYWAWVSFGAALLLAWFAASPEPATPFGIVAGLFFAVAFLFGRSALRRPVVSLPVMRFMGKVLPKVGDTERIALEAGTVWWDGEIFSGNPDWQKLIRFQSQPLTERERAFLDGPVEELCAMLDDWEIAQGRDVPPKVWDFLKQHRFLGMIIPEAYGGLGFSAIAHSAVVTKISSRSGAAAVVVMVPNSLGPGELLLHYGTEEQKNHYLPRLARGEEIPCFALTEPTAGSDAASMTSSGTVCRGTYEGKEVLGIRLNWRKRYITLAPIATVVGLAFRCYDPDGLLGNEKDLGITCALIPRSLPGIEIGARHDPMGVPFPNGPVFGRDAFIPLDFVIGGRDGIGHGWRMLMESLAAGRSVSLPSLSIGAAQMATRVAGAYGTVREQFNLPIGRLEGIEEPLARIAGFTYLMDAARKLTCGAVDAGEKPAVLSAIVKAYLTNGMRGVLNDAMDIRAGAEICRGPKNILGRAFTAVPIAITVEGANILTRSLIVYGQGAVRAHPFVREEMEAVAGLDLARFDRAFFGHVNFAFRNLARAFLLGVTGARFMAAPVSGPSADYYRTLTRLSAAFALISDAALAIFGGDLKRREKVGGRLADALAWQYLAAATLKRFEDEGQPTRDTAVMRWSAELALAKIETALCEVLDNLPSKPIAVFLRLATFPWGRTLRPPRDTLGGEVAAAILDDGELRRHLTSDIYIPSSQEEGLGALEAALVKIVAAQPARAKLKRAFREGRLQGDSAVDREAAVTAGILTETERRELDKADAAREAVIQVDVFAPGDYASLKG encoded by the coding sequence ATGGAAACCTTGCTGGTAGCATTCGGTATAACCCTGCTTTTAGGCTTTCTCTATGTCGGGAAAGGCTATTGGGCCTGGGTTTCCTTCGGCGCGGCGCTGTTGCTCGCCTGGTTTGCGGCAAGCCCGGAGCCCGCCACCCCTTTCGGCATCGTCGCGGGCCTTTTCTTCGCCGTCGCCTTTCTTTTCGGGCGTTCCGCGCTCCGCCGTCCGGTCGTTTCGTTGCCTGTCATGCGGTTCATGGGAAAGGTGCTGCCCAAGGTGGGGGATACGGAACGCATCGCGCTCGAAGCGGGAACCGTGTGGTGGGATGGCGAGATCTTTTCCGGCAACCCCGACTGGCAGAAGCTTATCCGTTTTCAGTCGCAACCGCTGACGGAGCGGGAGCGCGCTTTTCTCGACGGGCCGGTCGAAGAGCTTTGCGCCATGCTCGACGACTGGGAGATCGCTCAAGGGCGGGATGTCCCGCCGAAGGTTTGGGACTTCCTGAAGCAACACCGTTTTCTGGGCATGATCATCCCCGAGGCGTATGGCGGGCTCGGCTTCTCGGCCATTGCCCATTCCGCCGTCGTCACGAAGATTTCCAGCCGAAGCGGTGCCGCCGCCGTCGTCGTGATGGTGCCAAATTCCTTGGGCCCGGGTGAGCTTCTTCTCCATTACGGAACGGAAGAACAAAAGAACCATTACCTGCCGCGCCTGGCGCGGGGCGAGGAAATCCCCTGCTTCGCGTTAACCGAGCCGACGGCGGGAAGCGACGCCGCTTCCATGACCAGTTCCGGCACTGTCTGCCGCGGCACCTATGAGGGAAAGGAGGTGCTTGGCATCCGCTTGAACTGGCGAAAGCGCTATATCACGCTTGCTCCCATCGCCACGGTCGTCGGGCTTGCCTTCCGCTGTTACGACCCGGACGGCCTTCTCGGGAACGAAAAAGACCTCGGTATCACCTGCGCCCTCATCCCCAGAAGCTTGCCGGGGATCGAAATCGGCGCCCGCCACGATCCGATGGGGGTGCCGTTCCCGAATGGGCCGGTCTTCGGGAGGGACGCGTTTATCCCGCTCGACTTCGTGATTGGCGGCCGGGACGGCATAGGCCATGGCTGGCGGATGCTGATGGAAAGTTTGGCGGCGGGGCGTTCGGTTTCGCTCCCTTCGCTTTCGATCGGCGCGGCCCAGATGGCGACCCGTGTCGCCGGCGCCTACGGGACCGTCCGCGAACAGTTCAACCTGCCCATCGGCCGTCTCGAGGGTATCGAGGAACCGCTCGCCCGGATCGCCGGCTTTACGTACCTGATGGATGCTGCGCGAAAATTAACCTGCGGCGCCGTGGATGCCGGCGAGAAGCCGGCCGTCCTTTCCGCCATCGTTAAGGCATATCTCACCAATGGCATGCGGGGTGTGCTCAACGACGCGATGGATATTCGGGCCGGTGCGGAAATTTGCCGTGGGCCGAAGAACATTCTGGGACGCGCTTTTACGGCCGTTCCCATCGCGATCACGGTCGAAGGGGCGAACATCCTGACCCGCTCGCTTATCGTCTACGGCCAGGGTGCCGTGCGCGCCCACCCCTTCGTTCGCGAGGAGATGGAAGCCGTGGCGGGCCTAGACCTTGCTCGTTTCGACCGCGCCTTCTTCGGGCACGTCAATTTTGCGTTTCGGAATCTTGCTCGCGCCTTCTTGCTGGGCGTGACTGGCGCGCGCTTTATGGCGGCGCCGGTTTCCGGTCCCTCGGCCGATTACTACCGTACGCTGACTCGCCTAAGCGCCGCCTTCGCCCTGATTTCGGATGCCGCCCTTGCCATATTCGGTGGCGACCTCAAGCGTCGCGAGAAGGTCGGCGGCCGTCTGGCCGATGCGTTGGCCTGGCAGTACCTGGCCGCGGCTACCCTCAAGCGCTTCGAGGACGAAGGGCAGCCCACCCGCGACACGGCGGTCATGCGCTGGTCGGCAGAGCTCGCTCTCGCCAAGATCGAGACGGCGTTGTGCGAGGTTCTCGATAACCTTCCCAGCAAACCGATAGCCGTGTTCTTGAGGCTTGCAACCTTCCCGTGGGGGAGGACCCTGCGTCCGCCGCGGGATACTCTCGGCGGCGAGGTTGCGGCGGCCATTCTGGACGATGGCGAACTGCGCCGGCATTTGACATCCGATATCTACATACCCTCCAGCCAGGAGGAAGGGCTGGGTGCGCTAGAGGCAGCGCTCGTTAAAATCGTCGCGGCGCAGCCGGCCAGGGCGAAACTCAAACGGGCGTTCCGCGAAGGCCGCCTGCAAGGCGATTCCGCCGTCGATCGTGAAGCGGCCGTCACGGCCGGAATCCTCACCGAGACCGAACGGCGAGAGCTGGATAAGGCCGACGCGGCGCGTGAAGCGGTCATCCAGGTCGACGTGTTCGCGCCCGGCGACTACGCCTCGCTCAAGGGGTAG
- the pqqC gene encoding pyrroloquinoline-quinone synthase PqqC, translating into MSGPPLTPEALEAALRAIGEERYHDKHPFHALLHGGKLRKGQVQAWALNRYCYQAHIPIKDATLLSRMTDPALRRTWRVRIEDHDGTPEREGGIARWLKLTDGLDLAREDVVAMKGVLPATQFAVEAYVHFVRERPLLEGIASSLTELFAPKIHRERIAGMLEHYDFVSEATLAYFRKRLDQATRDADFTLDYVKREARTAETQAGVLQALRFKCNMLWAQLDALHHAYVEPGKVPPGAFRPQENP; encoded by the coding sequence GTGAGCGGCCCCCCTTTGACACCGGAGGCGCTGGAAGCGGCGCTTCGCGCGATCGGGGAGGAGCGTTACCATGACAAGCATCCCTTCCACGCCCTTCTCCACGGCGGAAAACTGCGGAAAGGCCAGGTGCAGGCTTGGGCCCTCAACCGCTACTGCTACCAGGCGCATATCCCGATCAAGGACGCCACCTTACTTTCCCGGATGACGGACCCGGCCTTGCGGCGCACCTGGCGCGTACGCATCGAGGACCACGACGGCACGCCGGAACGCGAGGGCGGCATCGCGCGCTGGCTGAAACTTACGGACGGGCTTGACCTAGCCCGCGAGGACGTTGTCGCCATGAAAGGGGTCTTGCCGGCCACGCAGTTCGCCGTCGAGGCGTACGTCCACTTCGTTCGCGAACGGCCGCTTCTGGAAGGAATCGCCTCTTCGCTTACAGAACTCTTCGCGCCGAAAATTCACCGCGAGCGTATCGCCGGGATGCTGGAACATTATGACTTCGTCAGCGAGGCAACGCTTGCCTACTTCCGCAAGCGTCTGGACCAGGCGACACGGGACGCCGACTTCACCCTCGACTACGTCAAGCGGGAAGCGCGAACGGCGGAAACGCAAGCCGGTGTTTTGCAGGCGCTGCGCTTCAAGTGCAACATGCTATGGGCGCAGCTCGACGCGCTGCATCACGCCTATGTCGAACCCGGCAAGGTGCCCCCCGGCGCCTTCCGGCCGCAGGAGAACCCATGA
- a CDS encoding cytochrome c family protein, whose translation MKVSKFLGLAVAFLGVLASGSALADGDAAKGEKVFKKCMACHTLEAGKHKVGPSLAGIFGRKSGMAEGFSYSDAMQKADITWDAETLSKYLADSKAVVPGNKMAFPGLKKEDDRENLIAYLKQAAK comes from the coding sequence ATGAAAGTATCGAAGTTTCTAGGTCTTGCCGTTGCCTTCCTCGGCGTCCTCGCCAGCGGGTCTGCCCTGGCCGACGGCGATGCGGCAAAGGGCGAGAAGGTTTTCAAAAAATGCATGGCCTGTCACACGCTGGAAGCGGGCAAGCACAAGGTGGGCCCGTCCTTGGCCGGCATTTTTGGCCGCAAATCGGGAATGGCGGAAGGCTTTAGCTATTCGGACGCGATGCAAAAAGCCGATATCACCTGGGACGCGGAGACCCTCTCGAAGTATCTTGCCGACTCGAAAGCAGTCGTTCCGGGCAACAAGATGGCCTTCCCGGGCCTGAAGAAGGAAGACGACCGCGAGAATCTGATCGCCTATTTGAAACAAGCGGCAAAGTAG
- a CDS encoding methyltransferase domain-containing protein — protein sequence MNAINANTMTLDKDREVLRRYAAASKAREEALCCPTQYDTAYLKVLPREILERDYGCGDPTPYVREGETVLDLGSGSGKTCYILSQVVGPKGCVIGVDFNPDMLALAEGYRAGIARRIGWDNVTFRRARIQDLRTDIPRLEARIAEHPIATYADYDAFEAFRHQAMETPLVADDSVDVIVSNCVLNLVHPDEKKDLFREMYRVLKVGGRVAISDIVSDEEVPAHLREDAELWSGCVSGAFQESAFLRAFEEAGFHGIAIEKRDAQPWRTVEGIEFRAMTVTAHKGKEGACWERHQAVIYKGPWREVRDDDGHVLRRGVSTAVCDKTYRIFTSEPYRNEIFPVSPRVDIPLEKATPFDCARAAPRHPRETKGMGYAATTDAAPVCGPGGNCC from the coding sequence ATGAACGCCATAAACGCGAACACAATGACGTTGGATAAAGACCGCGAGGTCTTGAGGCGTTACGCCGCTGCCTCGAAAGCCCGTGAGGAGGCGCTTTGCTGTCCGACGCAATACGACACTGCTTACCTGAAGGTGCTGCCTCGGGAAATTCTCGAACGCGACTATGGCTGCGGCGATCCCACGCCTTACGTCCGCGAGGGCGAAACGGTCCTCGATCTCGGCAGCGGCAGCGGCAAGACCTGCTACATACTTTCCCAGGTCGTGGGACCGAAGGGTTGCGTGATCGGCGTCGACTTCAACCCGGACATGTTGGCCTTGGCGGAAGGGTACCGGGCGGGAATCGCCCGGCGGATCGGGTGGGACAACGTCACCTTCCGAAGGGCGCGGATTCAGGATCTGCGGACGGACATCCCCCGTCTTGAGGCAAGAATCGCCGAGCATCCGATCGCAACCTATGCGGATTACGATGCCTTCGAGGCCTTTCGTCACCAGGCGATGGAAACGCCGTTGGTTGCGGACGACAGCGTGGACGTCATCGTTTCGAACTGCGTCCTGAATCTCGTCCATCCTGACGAGAAGAAAGACCTCTTTCGGGAAATGTACCGGGTTCTGAAAGTGGGCGGCCGCGTTGCTATTTCCGATATCGTCTCCGACGAGGAAGTGCCCGCCCATCTGCGGGAGGATGCCGAACTTTGGTCCGGCTGCGTTTCGGGCGCCTTTCAGGAAAGCGCCTTCCTGCGCGCCTTCGAGGAGGCGGGTTTCCACGGGATCGCGATCGAAAAGCGCGACGCGCAACCGTGGCGGACGGTCGAAGGAATCGAATTCCGCGCCATGACCGTGACCGCCCACAAGGGGAAAGAGGGCGCCTGCTGGGAGCGCCATCAGGCGGTCATCTACAAGGGGCCGTGGCGGGAGGTTCGGGACGACGATGGACACGTCCTTCGCCGTGGCGTGTCGACCGCCGTTTGCGACAAGACTTACCGGATCTTCACGTCCGAGCCTTACCGGAACGAAATTTTTCCGGTGTCGCCGCGGGTGGATATCCCGCTTGAAAAAGCCACCCCTTTCGATTGCGCCCGCGCCGCTCCGCGTCATCCCCGGGAAACGAAGGGCATGGGCTACGCCGCCACGACGGACGCCGCACCGGTCTGTGGGCCGGGAGGAAATTGTTGCTGA
- a CDS encoding DUF3179 domain-containing protein, which yields MRKWRAEWPRTDFAKTAIDFGEIASGGPSKDGIPAIDNPKFEPIAAIKTLGEEEPVISVTIGGETRAYPLQILIWHEIVNDQIGTVPITVTYCPLCNSAVVFDRRLKGKTLSFGTTGKLRRSDLVMYDRQTESWWQQFTGEAIVGELTGEKLAFLPSRIESFARFREHAPKGSVLVPNSPRMRAYGRNPYAGYDGSQFPFLYRGDLPEKVAPLERVVSVGKEAWSLKLLRERRKVVVGDLILTWEPGQNSALDAERIRDGHDVGNVTVQRKTATGLEDVVHDIGFAFAYHAFHPDGVIHAD from the coding sequence GTGAGAAAGTGGCGGGCGGAATGGCCGCGCACGGATTTTGCGAAAACCGCGATCGATTTTGGGGAAATCGCTTCCGGCGGGCCTTCGAAGGACGGTATCCCGGCCATTGATAATCCAAAATTTGAGCCCATCGCCGCGATCAAGACGCTGGGTGAAGAGGAACCGGTAATCAGCGTAACGATCGGCGGTGAAACGCGTGCCTACCCTCTCCAAATCCTGATATGGCACGAAATCGTCAACGACCAGATTGGAACGGTGCCAATCACCGTCACTTACTGCCCGCTCTGCAACTCGGCGGTCGTCTTCGATCGGAGGTTGAAGGGCAAGACTCTTTCCTTCGGCACGACGGGCAAGCTCCGCCGGTCGGACCTCGTGATGTACGATCGCCAGACGGAAAGCTGGTGGCAGCAATTTACCGGCGAGGCGATTGTGGGCGAGCTTACCGGCGAAAAACTTGCTTTTCTTCCCTCCCGGATCGAATCCTTTGCGCGATTTCGCGAGCATGCTCCGAAGGGAAGCGTGCTGGTCCCGAATTCTCCCCGCATGCGGGCGTATGGCCGCAACCCTTACGCCGGGTACGACGGCAGCCAGTTTCCATTCCTCTACCGGGGCGATCTACCGGAAAAGGTGGCACCGTTGGAGCGTGTCGTTTCGGTCGGCAAGGAGGCGTGGAGTCTGAAACTGTTGCGGGAACGGCGAAAGGTCGTTGTCGGGGATTTGATCCTTACCTGGGAACCCGGTCAGAACTCGGCGCTGGACGCCGAGCGCATCCGTGACGGCCACGACGTCGGAAACGTCACCGTGCAGCGGAAAACCGCGACCGGCCTGGAGGATGTCGTTCACGACATCGGTTTTGCCTTTGCCTATCACGCATTCCATCCCGATGGCGTGATCCACGCCGATTGA